A section of the Candidatus Dormiibacterota bacterium genome encodes:
- a CDS encoding oligosaccharide flippase family protein has protein sequence MSVSRVARNIGSGYAGAAVNGVVMLLLTPLVVRHLSPRAYGIWVLSTAIGSYLGFLNAGSGAAGVRAVARLAGSGRIGDASRDIGSIFRIYLAVGVFASGALTLASFTTLGFFHVPAAEQAAARALLILIAINFLVSFPFGVTRSVLAGLHRFQELNAVEIVWALSRLGATFFLLSTGHGLLSLGGIQLTTSIGGHLTRWLVIRRVAPQIHLTGGPEWRGVSTDVSIFSALSFGYESLRTLFDNADLLLLGVLAGPAAVAVFSVGVTLASFVSKGLQPISGVLFPMASEMEALGQRSGSARLLEVGTRVNLALALPLVTILLVDGPTLLRLWVGDGFEQSYPVLAAFALANLMIAASLTSSTLLFGSGRIGVLLGAETVRYVLNLVLALVLYPTLGFLGMALGTLVSIVVVDAGIVIVRATRWAGLDAAGFLTRSVGAPILTALPFLMLMAAWKSVTPNPSIPIVGLRAASCLAGFGLIYALSGAFREERRLVGKVWAEAFR, from the coding sequence ATGAGCGTGTCGCGGGTGGCGCGGAACATCGGTTCCGGGTATGCCGGCGCAGCGGTCAACGGGGTCGTCATGCTCCTGTTGACGCCGCTCGTGGTGCGGCACCTCAGTCCGCGTGCGTACGGGATCTGGGTCCTGTCGACCGCCATCGGAAGTTACCTGGGCTTCCTCAACGCCGGGAGCGGAGCGGCCGGCGTCCGGGCGGTCGCCCGGCTGGCCGGGAGCGGCAGGATCGGCGACGCCAGCCGCGATATCGGCTCGATCTTCCGGATCTACCTGGCGGTGGGAGTCTTCGCCAGCGGGGCGCTCACTCTGGCGAGCTTCACGACGCTGGGCTTCTTCCACGTGCCGGCTGCGGAGCAGGCGGCGGCCCGCGCCCTCCTGATCCTGATCGCCATCAACTTCCTGGTCTCCTTTCCGTTCGGCGTGACCCGCAGCGTCCTGGCCGGGCTCCATCGCTTCCAGGAGCTCAACGCCGTCGAGATCGTGTGGGCGCTGTCGCGCCTCGGCGCCACGTTCTTCCTCCTGTCCACCGGCCATGGCCTGCTGTCGCTGGGGGGCATCCAACTGACCACCTCGATCGGAGGGCACCTCACCCGGTGGCTGGTGATCCGGCGGGTCGCGCCCCAGATTCATCTGACGGGTGGGCCGGAATGGCGCGGGGTGTCCACCGACGTCTCGATCTTCTCCGCGCTCTCGTTCGGGTACGAGAGCCTTCGCACCCTGTTCGACAACGCCGATCTTCTTCTGCTGGGGGTTCTGGCCGGGCCGGCGGCCGTCGCCGTCTTCAGCGTCGGGGTCACTCTCGCGTCCTTCGTCTCGAAGGGATTGCAGCCGATCTCCGGCGTTCTCTTCCCGATGGCCTCCGAGATGGAGGCCTTGGGCCAGCGCTCGGGATCGGCGCGCCTGCTCGAGGTCGGGACCCGGGTCAATCTCGCGCTCGCCCTGCCGCTGGTCACCATTCTCCTGGTGGATGGCCCGACGCTGCTGCGCCTGTGGGTCGGCGATGGGTTCGAGCAGAGCTATCCGGTCCTGGCGGCCTTCGCCCTGGCGAACCTGATGATCGCAGCCTCCCTCACCTCGTCGACTCTGCTGTTCGGATCGGGCCGCATCGGCGTGCTCCTGGGCGCGGAAACAGTCCGATACGTTCTCAATCTGGTTCTGGCGCTCGTCCTCTATCCCACCCTGGGGTTCCTCGGAATGGCCTTGGGCACTCTCGTGTCGATCGTGGTGGTTGACGCGGGGATCGTGATCGTCCGGGCCACCCGGTGGGCGGGCCTCGATGCCGCCGGATTCTTGACTCGATCGGTGGGCGCCCCGATTCTCACGGCTCTTCCCTTCCTCATGCTCATGGCCGCCTGGAAGAGCGTGACCCCCAATCCCTCGATTCCGATCGTGGGTCTGCGGGCCGCTTCCTGTCTCGCCGGCTTCGGCCTGATCTATGCCCTGTCGGGAGCGTTCCGGGAGGAGCGGCGGCTGGTGGGCAAAGTCTGGGCGGAGGCGTTCCGATGA
- a CDS encoding glycosyltransferase, whose product MKTPKISVLIATADRPELLAGCLKSLSATRFTEAEVLILDQSRQEQSCPVGPGDGPAFRYFRCARRGKSAALNLGVKEARASWLAFTDDDCLVAADWLEVIGRTASETGGGCVLTGRVVGETPEGDAVTAPSLRENGRETTYTRPTFRDVLFGNNMVIPADLLRSVGPFDETLGPGTAAPAAEDNDLGYRLLRAGVPIRYLPTMVVTHRSWRRGPDQVRLYHGYGVGQGTFYGKHLHRGDLHMAARMARNVWDAGRDLGGAIMLGRRQDVLSSWAFARGLVKGFVQAAWSGNRERAEPATLMEER is encoded by the coding sequence GTGAAGACTCCGAAAATTTCCGTCCTGATCGCCACCGCCGATCGCCCCGAGCTCCTGGCGGGATGTCTGAAAAGTCTGTCCGCCACCCGCTTCACCGAGGCGGAGGTCTTGATCCTCGACCAGAGCCGGCAGGAGCAGTCGTGTCCCGTCGGGCCGGGGGACGGTCCTGCGTTCCGGTATTTCCGCTGCGCGCGCCGGGGGAAGAGCGCGGCGCTCAACCTGGGAGTGAAGGAGGCCCGTGCGTCCTGGCTGGCCTTCACGGACGACGACTGCCTGGTGGCCGCCGACTGGCTGGAGGTGATCGGCCGGACGGCATCGGAGACGGGAGGGGGATGCGTCCTTACCGGCCGGGTCGTCGGGGAGACTCCTGAAGGGGATGCGGTGACCGCGCCATCCCTCCGGGAGAACGGTCGGGAGACAACGTACACGCGGCCGACCTTCCGGGATGTTCTCTTCGGGAACAACATGGTCATCCCCGCTGATCTCCTGCGCAGCGTCGGCCCCTTCGACGAAACGCTCGGTCCGGGGACCGCGGCACCGGCCGCCGAGGACAACGATCTGGGGTACCGCCTCCTCCGCGCCGGGGTTCCGATCCGGTATCTGCCGACGATGGTGGTGACACATCGATCGTGGAGACGAGGACCGGATCAGGTGAGGCTGTACCACGGCTACGGCGTGGGGCAGGGGACCTTCTATGGAAAGCATCTCCACCGGGGGGACCTGCACATGGCGGCGCGGATGGCCAGGAACGTCTGGGACGCCGGTCGGGATCTGGGCGGGGCGATCATGCTGGGACGTCGCCAGGATGTGCTCTCCTCGTGGGCCTTCGCCCGTGGGCTCGTCAAGGGCTTCGTCCAGGCCGCCTGGTCGGGAAACCGGGAGCGGGCGGAGCCTGCGACCCTGATGGAGGAGAGATGA
- a CDS encoding YifB family Mg chelatase-like AAA ATPase gives MLARVRSATLLGIESIPLFVECDINRGLPGIHTVGLPDAAVRESADRVRAAIRNAGFTVPPSRITISLAPADLRKQGSALDLPIALGILAANGDLPAQRLADILVLGELALDGSVRRVPGCLPATLLARSSGIDEVIVPLPNREEALSVPGPGVHGVERLLDAAAVLRGERRAERSEAATYQPDSSRFGLDLSEVKGQAHAKRALEVAAAGGHHVLMIGPPGCGKTMLARRLPGILPPLALDESIEVTCVYSAAGLLREPGLVRARPFRSPHHTISGVGLVGGGRLPRPGEVTLAHHGVLFLDEMAEFGRTTLDVLRQPLEDGAIVINRIGYAARMPCRFTLVGAMNPCVCGQLGRSDRACACTPAQVAQYRSRVSGPLLDRFEMHLEVPPVSLGDLARAAPGEPSAVVAARVAAARRRREQGIETAPLASAQQMLRQAIRRLGLSARAHDAIVRVARTVAHLEGATSVEPRHVAEAVQYRCLDRPVFRPYEAGSE, from the coding sequence ATGCTGGCCCGGGTCCGGAGCGCCACCCTCCTCGGTATCGAGTCGATCCCTCTGTTCGTCGAATGCGACATCAACCGCGGCCTGCCCGGCATCCACACCGTCGGGCTCCCCGACGCGGCCGTGCGCGAGAGCGCGGACCGCGTGCGCGCCGCCATCCGGAACGCCGGGTTCACCGTGCCGCCGAGCCGGATCACGATCAGCCTGGCTCCGGCCGATCTGCGCAAGCAGGGTTCCGCCCTCGACCTCCCGATCGCCCTCGGCATTCTGGCGGCGAACGGCGACCTTCCGGCACAGAGGCTCGCCGACATCCTCGTTCTCGGAGAGCTGGCCCTCGACGGCTCGGTCCGTCGGGTGCCCGGCTGCCTGCCGGCGACGCTCCTGGCGCGCAGCAGCGGGATCGACGAGGTCATCGTGCCGCTCCCCAACCGCGAGGAGGCGCTGTCCGTCCCGGGGCCGGGCGTGCACGGCGTCGAGCGGCTGCTCGACGCGGCCGCCGTCCTGCGGGGAGAGCGACGCGCGGAGCGTTCCGAGGCCGCCACCTACCAGCCGGATTCGTCGAGATTCGGACTCGATCTCTCGGAGGTGAAGGGGCAGGCGCACGCCAAGAGGGCGCTGGAGGTGGCGGCCGCCGGCGGTCACCATGTGCTCATGATCGGGCCGCCCGGCTGCGGCAAGACCATGCTCGCGCGGCGGCTGCCCGGTATCCTGCCGCCGCTCGCGCTCGATGAGTCGATCGAGGTGACCTGCGTCTACAGCGCCGCGGGTCTCCTGCGCGAGCCGGGTCTCGTCAGGGCAAGACCCTTCCGGAGCCCGCACCACACGATCAGCGGCGTGGGTCTCGTGGGGGGTGGTCGACTGCCGCGACCCGGCGAAGTGACCCTGGCGCACCATGGCGTGCTGTTCCTGGACGAGATGGCGGAGTTCGGCCGCACGACCCTCGACGTCCTGCGGCAGCCGCTCGAGGATGGTGCGATCGTCATCAATCGCATCGGCTACGCCGCAAGGATGCCGTGCCGGTTCACTCTCGTGGGGGCGATGAACCCCTGCGTATGCGGCCAGCTGGGGCGAAGCGATCGAGCGTGTGCGTGCACGCCGGCCCAGGTGGCGCAGTATCGTTCGCGAGTGTCGGGACCTCTTCTCGATCGTTTCGAGATGCACCTGGAGGTGCCACCGGTCTCCCTCGGAGACCTCGCGAGAGCCGCGCCCGGAGAACCTTCCGCGGTCGTGGCCGCCCGTGTCGCGGCCGCGAGACGAAGGCGCGAACAGGGAATCGAGACGGCGCCGCTGGCCTCGGCACAGCAGATGTTGCGGCAGGCCATCCGTCGCCTCGGGCTCTCGGCCCGGGCGCATGACGCGATCGTTCGGGTGGCCCGCACCGTCGCCCATCTCGAAGGCGCCACGTCGGTCGAGCCTCGACATGTCGCCGAGGCGGTGCAGTACCGCTGCCTCGACAGGCCGGTCTTCCGCCCTTACGAGGCAGGCTCCGAGTAG
- a CDS encoding glycosyltransferase family 2 protein translates to MSRAGLSVVVPTFNRRSILARTIPALLNQRDVGADLEVIVVVDGSTDGTLALLDDLGTAPRLRVIAQRNRGLAAARNRGAEAARGKIVLFLDDDMIAAPDLAAVHLAEHGDAPERVVLGALRLVEEVRRSFLKEGVEAWSRDMERRLSAPGYRMRFDDWSFGHASIDRALFLGLGGFDETFVDYGNEDYDLGWRLSEKGVDVRFTSRAVARQIYDKSFPAWLRDLGCVGRADVALAGKHPELASSLRLSERETHPLKRLARWSGLASLDPLAPAWATLAGSLTVAEWLSLRGSYLSHAQSLMGQRAYWRGVREARDPAVLPDAAAMKRTGRTA, encoded by the coding sequence GTGAGCCGGGCGGGACTCTCGGTGGTCGTGCCGACGTTCAACCGCCGATCGATTCTGGCGAGGACCATTCCGGCCTTGCTGAATCAGCGTGACGTCGGAGCGGATCTCGAGGTCATCGTGGTCGTCGACGGCTCGACCGACGGAACGCTCGCCCTGCTCGACGATCTGGGAACCGCCCCGCGTCTGCGGGTCATCGCGCAGAGGAACAGGGGCCTGGCCGCGGCCCGCAACCGCGGCGCAGAAGCGGCCCGGGGCAAGATCGTCCTTTTCCTCGACGACGACATGATAGCCGCCCCGGATCTGGCGGCGGTCCACCTCGCGGAGCACGGCGATGCCCCGGAGAGGGTCGTGCTTGGAGCGTTGAGGCTGGTCGAGGAGGTGCGCAGGTCCTTCCTGAAGGAAGGGGTCGAAGCCTGGAGCCGCGACATGGAACGACGCCTCTCGGCGCCGGGTTACCGGATGCGATTCGACGACTGGTCCTTCGGGCACGCCTCGATCGATCGTGCGCTGTTCCTGGGTCTGGGCGGCTTCGACGAGACGTTCGTAGACTACGGGAACGAGGACTACGACCTGGGCTGGCGGTTGAGCGAGAAGGGAGTCGATGTCCGTTTCACCTCCCGGGCCGTGGCCCGCCAGATCTACGACAAGAGCTTCCCGGCCTGGTTGCGGGACCTGGGTTGCGTCGGCCGGGCCGACGTGGCGCTGGCCGGGAAGCATCCCGAGCTCGCCTCATCGTTGAGGCTGTCGGAACGGGAAACCCATCCGCTCAAACGACTGGCTCGCTGGTCCGGTCTGGCGTCGCTCGATCCGCTCGCCCCTGCATGGGCGACGCTGGCCGGATCGTTGACCGTGGCGGAATGGCTCTCGCTGCGGGGGTCCTACCTGAGTCACGCCCAGTCTTTGATGGGACAGCGGGCCTACTGGCGAGGCGTTCGTGAAGCCCGGGATCCCGCCGTTCTGCCCGATGCGGCTGCGATGAAGCGGACGGGAAGGACGGCGTGA
- a CDS encoding polysaccharide deacetylase family protein, whose protein sequence is MPDASGINVLAYHWVDPDPGHRLRQWGVTPEEFEAQMTALDEGGYKVLSLDEVFQVVRGERVSPPKAVALTFDDGYRGLLDHAVPVLERFGFRAAFFLVSDRVGETNAWDARHGDAPRALMSWDEAAGLVARGMEIGAHSRTHPFLPDLPDRALEDEVRRSKKTIEDRLGQSVRFFAYPHGLFDERCRRSVRAAGYAGACSSEPGGNGRETDPFALRRTEISCHDSVRSFAFKARTGYGVRRWVGARIREMFSRRSPVVREVAR, encoded by the coding sequence GTGCCTGACGCTTCCGGCATCAACGTGCTCGCGTACCACTGGGTCGATCCCGACCCGGGCCACAGACTGCGCCAGTGGGGTGTGACACCGGAGGAGTTCGAGGCGCAAATGACCGCGCTCGACGAGGGCGGATACAAGGTCCTGTCGCTGGACGAGGTGTTCCAGGTCGTGCGCGGCGAGCGGGTGTCCCCCCCCAAAGCCGTGGCCCTGACCTTCGACGACGGGTACCGGGGCCTCCTCGATCATGCCGTGCCGGTTCTCGAGCGGTTCGGTTTCCGAGCCGCCTTTTTTCTGGTGAGCGATCGGGTGGGAGAGACGAATGCCTGGGACGCGCGCCACGGCGACGCCCCCCGGGCTCTCATGAGCTGGGACGAGGCGGCGGGGCTCGTTGCCCGCGGAATGGAGATCGGGGCGCACAGCCGGACGCACCCTTTCCTGCCCGACCTGCCGGATCGGGCGCTCGAGGACGAAGTCCGTCGTTCCAAGAAAACGATCGAGGACCGGCTTGGCCAATCAGTCCGTTTCTTCGCCTACCCGCATGGGCTCTTCGACGAGAGGTGTCGGCGGTCGGTCAGGGCGGCGGGGTACGCGGGGGCCTGCTCGAGCGAGCCTGGTGGGAACGGGCGGGAGACGGATCCCTTCGCGCTGCGCCGGACGGAGATCTCCTGCCACGACTCGGTCCGGTCCTTCGCGTTCAAGGCCCGCACCGGCTACGGGGTGCGGCGATGGGTGGGAGCGCGGATTCGGGAGATGTTTTCGAGACGGTCCCCGGTCGTCCGTGAGGTGGCGCGGTGA
- a CDS encoding class I SAM-dependent methyltransferase — translation MSAPAPAAVRQVDERREAARVVRRISRPRLWQHDYLMLQEIADGLTRQAAALNGKVGIDVLDVGCKYKPYRGLFENRASRYVGLDLNRYWGVEVQSDATRLPFGGDCFDLVLCTQAFYLMKDYRRALAEFVRVTRAGGRILLTTIGIWPYPPGDRVHRWSRRELEEMLGEFGEVRVEENGGYLRLIPQLANTALAMGVEDYLIRRYGRPGRIAAVPLKGIYLGLNLLALSAERAIRSAARSGIGVARALENLDTHLAINYLAVVTPRK, via the coding sequence ATGAGCGCGCCGGCTCCGGCGGCTGTGCGACAGGTCGACGAAAGGCGGGAGGCCGCGCGAGTCGTAAGGCGAATCTCGAGACCCCGGCTCTGGCAGCACGACTACCTCATGCTGCAGGAGATCGCAGACGGTCTGACACGCCAGGCCGCCGCCCTCAACGGCAAAGTCGGCATCGACGTGCTCGACGTCGGATGCAAATACAAGCCTTATCGAGGCTTGTTCGAGAACAGGGCGTCCCGCTATGTCGGGCTGGATCTAAACCGGTACTGGGGCGTGGAAGTCCAATCGGACGCGACCCGTCTGCCCTTCGGGGGGGACTGCTTCGATCTGGTGCTCTGCACCCAGGCTTTCTATCTCATGAAGGATTATCGCCGGGCACTCGCCGAGTTTGTCCGTGTGACGCGCGCCGGTGGCCGGATCCTCCTTACGACGATCGGGATCTGGCCCTATCCGCCTGGCGACCGTGTCCATCGATGGAGCCGTCGTGAGCTCGAGGAGATGCTCGGGGAATTCGGCGAGGTCCGCGTCGAAGAGAACGGCGGATACCTGCGGCTCATTCCCCAGCTGGCGAATACGGCGCTCGCGATGGGCGTGGAGGACTACCTGATTCGCAGGTACGGCCGGCCGGGTCGCATCGCGGCCGTCCCTCTGAAGGGAATCTACCTCGGGCTCAACCTGCTCGCCTTGTCCGCAGAGCGGGCGATCCGATCGGCGGCCCGATCCGGCATCGGAGTGGCCCGCGCGCTCGAGAACCTGGATACACATCTTGCGATCAATTACCTGGCGGTGGTGACGCCTCGGAAATGA
- a CDS encoding phosphotransferase, with translation MIDALSNTYRELAAESMGVPPGEVSILMIHRPQEEKDYADQSVYFFFLTGDPFPSAVGKVGFDPAGAHYLERERRGLMSLGDCQKTIPAASVPRLLLYREVGGRHALLQSALRGEKVSTWLTPGMRLNGRLRRFLAWAADWSAMLGRATRTGRGELISAWTQEFSVKLDRTGRSRELLEAAARNVREGFGGSLPAVLAHGDFCGENILGDDEHYGVIDWELCDELSVPAYDIMDLCLWVLLRTEGQIEHDPFTALERLLHGRDPLAHELRRTLGRYAAAMNIPRELLPPLLTLAWAGYCLNKFRHLERDETGHFARARVAVRKILGTPAAVLSGDEDAE, from the coding sequence ATGATCGACGCTCTGTCCAATACGTACAGGGAACTGGCCGCGGAGTCGATGGGCGTCCCTCCAGGCGAAGTCTCGATCTTGATGATCCATCGCCCTCAGGAAGAGAAGGACTACGCCGACCAGTCGGTCTATTTCTTCTTCCTCACCGGGGACCCCTTTCCGTCGGCGGTGGGGAAGGTGGGGTTCGATCCGGCGGGAGCCCATTACCTGGAGAGGGAGCGCCGCGGACTCATGTCCCTCGGCGACTGCCAGAAGACCATCCCCGCGGCTTCGGTGCCGCGGCTTCTCCTCTACAGAGAAGTGGGTGGTCGTCACGCTCTCCTCCAGAGCGCCCTTCGCGGCGAAAAGGTATCGACGTGGCTGACCCCGGGGATGCGTCTCAACGGTCGCCTCCGCCGGTTCCTGGCCTGGGCCGCGGACTGGAGCGCCATGCTCGGGCGTGCCACCCGAACCGGACGCGGGGAACTGATTTCGGCCTGGACTCAGGAGTTCAGCGTGAAGCTGGATCGGACCGGCCGCTCGCGGGAGCTGCTGGAAGCGGCGGCGCGGAATGTTCGGGAGGGATTCGGGGGGAGTCTGCCCGCCGTCCTGGCGCACGGAGATTTCTGCGGTGAGAACATCCTGGGGGACGATGAGCACTACGGCGTGATCGATTGGGAGCTCTGCGATGAGCTCTCGGTGCCCGCGTACGACATCATGGACCTCTGTCTGTGGGTCCTGTTGCGGACCGAGGGACAGATTGAGCACGATCCATTCACTGCCCTCGAGCGGCTCCTGCACGGGCGGGACCCACTGGCCCATGAGTTGCGTCGCACTTTGGGCCGTTATGCGGCTGCCATGAACATTCCGCGGGAACTCCTGCCGCCGCTTCTGACCCTCGCCTGGGCCGGTTACTGCCTGAACAAGTTCCGGCACCTCGAGCGAGACGAGACCGGCCATTTCGCGCGGGCCCGGGTCGCAGTGCGCAAGATTCTCGGGACTCCCGCCGCGGTGCTTTCTGGCGACGAGGACGCTGAATGA
- a CDS encoding polysaccharide biosynthesis/export family protein: MIRVLALWCAGIALSIPAQVLAASPDQDQPPAAEPSPQESSGKPVVGTAKEVYPAEPQYRIGVEDVLLVSVWRDADLTREVPVRPDGKISLPLIQDIAAAGKTPAELGKEIQVRLKEFMSNPSVTVVVREINSIKIYLLGEVVRPGPVTPKSQVRLLQAISMAGGITPFGGKKKIAIFRKTPSGEKVIEVSYEAIVSGKKPDDNLTLQSGDTVVVR; the protein is encoded by the coding sequence TTGATCAGAGTTCTGGCTCTCTGGTGTGCCGGGATCGCGCTGTCGATTCCGGCGCAGGTGCTCGCCGCCTCCCCCGATCAGGACCAGCCCCCAGCGGCGGAGCCGAGCCCGCAGGAGAGTTCCGGGAAGCCGGTCGTGGGCACGGCCAAGGAGGTCTACCCCGCGGAGCCGCAGTACCGCATCGGAGTGGAGGATGTGCTTCTGGTCTCGGTCTGGCGGGATGCGGATTTGACCCGTGAGGTTCCGGTCCGGCCGGATGGCAAGATCTCCCTGCCGTTGATCCAGGACATCGCCGCCGCCGGCAAGACCCCGGCGGAGCTCGGGAAGGAGATTCAGGTCCGTCTGAAGGAATTCATGAGCAACCCGTCGGTGACGGTCGTCGTCCGGGAGATCAACAGCATCAAGATTTACCTTCTCGGTGAAGTGGTCCGCCCCGGTCCAGTCACGCCGAAGTCCCAGGTGCGCCTGCTCCAGGCGATCTCCATGGCGGGTGGAATCACTCCGTTCGGAGGGAAGAAGAAGATCGCGATCTTTCGCAAGACTCCCTCGGGGGAGAAGGTGATCGAGGTCTCGTATGAAGCCATCGTCTCCGGCAAGAAGCCGGACGACAATCTGACTCTCCAATCCGGCGACACGGTGGTGGTGCGCTGA
- a CDS encoding alginate lyase family protein: protein MTYRLADLTWDIRKALSLPAGEGLRRLSGRVVRYARRLRNRRRVTHLSDADLLSCMTSPASSLADLVARRREGVPLVPASSHCATTAGTLRDAVPVSCEPILAAARAVTDGIFDLLGSGPVNLGPNPDWHRDFKSGQRWERGVYSLEMVHAPDRGQDYKVPWEISRLQHLPTLGMASALSGDPAFRERAVSHIASFVAENPVYRGINWSCTMDVAIRAAQILASEGFLRGAGDDRFWGELLKSLLLHARFILDNLEDGPVRGNHYVSNLSGLYLCGLGLAEFREAGNWREFAREKLLSEMQRQVTADGLHYEASLSYHAFVTEMFLFPALLESERGGAFPGPYLETLEKMIEAVAILIRPDGTLPQVGDNDDGRFLIFSQYHRPRRDWRPLLALGAYLFRRSEWLLLAGDAWVEGAWVLGRPFLAWRDSLRALDVSPGFRCHAFRHAGIYQLGAGSIQMVVDAGGIGQRNNGSHAHNDTLAFDLYAFGLEVLPDRGTGLYASDLSLRNRFRSTRAHNVLQVDDEEINPFPDEPFRLIPEDAPRVLRWRSRERYAYLRAEHQGYRRLPAGVVHRRSVLMNRSSSNIQIEDRLDGNGRHRCLASFHLAPGWSVTSGHEGWTARSHERGLILNFLWKRSPEGRRTWVEDDLHSPSYGVTQRARTVRVEWEGDVPCRLHYEMTLACLESADTAGDFQTVKTKS from the coding sequence GTGACTTACCGCCTGGCCGATCTGACCTGGGACATCAGGAAGGCCCTTTCCCTTCCGGCGGGGGAGGGACTGCGCCGCCTGTCGGGACGAGTCGTGCGATACGCGCGGAGGCTCCGGAACCGCCGGCGCGTCACCCACCTGAGCGATGCCGACCTGCTTTCCTGCATGACCTCCCCCGCGTCCTCGCTGGCCGACCTGGTCGCGCGACGCCGTGAGGGCGTCCCGCTGGTCCCCGCCTCGAGTCATTGCGCGACGACCGCGGGCACTCTTCGAGATGCGGTGCCCGTCTCGTGCGAGCCGATCCTGGCGGCGGCACGCGCCGTGACGGACGGAATCTTCGACCTCCTGGGGTCCGGGCCCGTGAATCTCGGGCCGAATCCCGACTGGCATCGCGACTTCAAGTCGGGCCAGCGCTGGGAGCGCGGAGTCTATTCTCTCGAGATGGTCCATGCACCCGATCGTGGACAGGATTACAAGGTTCCCTGGGAGATTTCCCGTCTCCAGCATCTCCCCACGCTGGGAATGGCGTCGGCGCTGAGCGGTGACCCCGCCTTCAGGGAGCGCGCGGTGTCCCACATCGCCTCGTTCGTGGCGGAAAACCCCGTCTATCGCGGGATCAACTGGAGCTGCACGATGGATGTGGCGATCAGGGCTGCGCAGATCCTGGCCTCGGAAGGATTTCTCCGCGGGGCGGGGGACGACCGGTTCTGGGGTGAGCTGCTCAAGTCCCTGCTCCTCCACGCCCGATTCATCCTCGACAACCTGGAGGACGGTCCGGTTCGGGGGAACCATTACGTCTCGAACCTTTCCGGTCTGTACCTCTGTGGTCTCGGTCTCGCCGAGTTCCGCGAGGCCGGAAACTGGAGAGAGTTCGCCCGCGAGAAACTGCTTTCCGAGATGCAGCGCCAGGTCACGGCGGACGGGCTCCACTATGAAGCCTCTCTCTCCTACCACGCCTTCGTCACCGAGATGTTCCTCTTTCCCGCGCTCCTGGAATCCGAAAGAGGGGGGGCCTTCCCCGGGCCCTATCTCGAGACGTTGGAAAAAATGATCGAGGCGGTGGCGATCCTGATTCGGCCCGACGGGACGCTCCCTCAAGTGGGAGACAACGACGACGGCCGTTTCCTCATCTTCTCTCAATACCATCGTCCGCGCCGCGACTGGAGGCCTCTCCTGGCGCTGGGGGCGTATCTCTTCCGCCGATCGGAATGGCTCCTGCTCGCCGGCGACGCCTGGGTGGAAGGGGCCTGGGTACTGGGACGGCCGTTTCTCGCCTGGAGGGACTCGCTGCGAGCCCTCGACGTATCCCCGGGCTTCCGCTGTCATGCTTTTCGGCACGCAGGAATTTACCAGCTGGGCGCCGGGAGCATCCAGATGGTGGTGGACGCGGGAGGCATCGGGCAGAGAAACAACGGCAGCCACGCCCACAACGACACTCTGGCCTTCGATCTCTATGCCTTCGGCCTGGAGGTCCTGCCCGATCGCGGCACCGGCCTCTACGCCTCGGACCTGTCGCTGCGAAACCGCTTCCGCTCCACGCGCGCGCACAATGTCCTGCAGGTCGACGACGAGGAGATCAATCCGTTTCCCGACGAGCCATTCCGTCTGATTCCGGAGGACGCCCCCCGTGTGCTGCGCTGGCGCTCGCGCGAGCGATACGCCTATCTGCGGGCCGAGCACCAGGGATACCGGCGTCTTCCCGCCGGTGTCGTTCATCGCCGGAGCGTGCTCATGAACCGATCGAGCAGCAACATCCAGATCGAGGATCGGCTCGATGGGAACGGCCGGCACCGGTGCCTGGCCAGCTTCCACCTGGCTCCCGGCTGGAGCGTCACGTCCGGGCACGAAGGCTGGACCGCCCGTAGCCACGAACGTGGACTGATCCTGAATTTCCTGTGGAAACGATCTCCGGAAGGCAGACGGACGTGGGTGGAGGATGACCTGCATTCTCCCTCCTACGGCGTCACGCAGAGAGCCCGAACCGTGCGGGTCGAATGGGAGGGAGATGTGCCTTGCAGGCTTCATTACGAGATGACTCTTGCCTGTCTCGAAAGTGCTGATACGGCGGGAGATTTCCAAACTGTAAAAACCAAGAGTTGA